In one window of Chitinophagaceae bacterium DNA:
- a CDS encoding sterol desaturase family protein yields MVILFSIILVVLSFLGMEFVAWFTHKYIMHGFLWSWHHSHHKVHTHTLERNDLFAIVFSIPSITCIYIGVYYAELYWVLAIGIGIFLYGVFYLIFHDIIVHRRIPIRFKTQNKYMKRIMNAHYTHHKTHTKEGAEAFGFLYAPKKYNNQSLSSL; encoded by the coding sequence ATGGTAATTCTCTTTTCTATAATTTTAGTTGTCTTAAGTTTTTTGGGTATGGAGTTTGTGGCTTGGTTTACTCACAAGTATATAATGCATGGTTTTTTATGGAGTTGGCATCATTCTCATCATAAAGTGCATACACATACATTGGAAAGAAACGATTTATTTGCCATTGTTTTTAGCATACCATCCATTACTTGTATTTATATAGGTGTGTATTATGCAGAGCTGTATTGGGTTCTTGCTATAGGAATAGGTATTTTTTTATATGGAGTATTTTATTTGATATTTCACGATATCATAGTTCATAGGCGAATACCTATCCGTTTCAAAACACAGAATAAATATATGAAACGCATCATGAACGCACATTACACCCATCATAAAACGCATACCAAAGAAGGAGCAGAAGCATTCGGTTTTTTATACGCTCCCAAAAAATACAATAATCAATCTCTCTCTTCATTATGA
- a CDS encoding mannose-1-phosphate guanylyltransferase: MIPKKTNIVIMAGGVGSRLWPNSSADKPKQFLDLLETGKTLIRETVDRFKNTFPIENIYIFTNETYRTHTQEAIPELHPQQIICEPHRNNTAPCIAYATFKFFFQDPQSSIAIFPADHFIADTNAFLKAVENALSFSQNNNAITTIGIAPTRADTGYGYIKFQAHTNTIYKVEKFVEKPSLEIAQKYIESNEYLWNAGIFIASAQTLVEAYQQLCPDIYALFYQGKESYNTEKEREFIQKNYSKAPNVSFDYAIAEKSNHFFTIPCNCGWSDLGTWNSLYEVSPKQEQQNVHNALKYFITDSKRNIIRINPHKKLVLKGLNDYIIVDTDDALLIYPKNEEQEIKNVSQKI, from the coding sequence ATGATCCCCAAAAAAACGAACATAGTAATAATGGCAGGCGGTGTTGGCTCTCGGCTTTGGCCCAATAGTAGCGCAGATAAACCAAAGCAGTTTTTAGATCTTTTAGAAACAGGGAAAACACTCATCAGGGAAACAGTGGACAGGTTCAAAAATACCTTTCCCATAGAAAATATATATATATTCACGAACGAAACATACAGAACTCACACACAAGAAGCCATTCCCGAATTACATCCCCAACAGATAATCTGTGAGCCACATAGAAATAATACTGCTCCTTGTATTGCTTATGCTACCTTCAAATTTTTCTTCCAAGACCCCCAATCATCTATTGCTATCTTTCCCGCCGACCATTTTATAGCTGATACAAATGCATTTCTCAAAGCAGTAGAAAATGCTCTCTCTTTTTCTCAAAATAACAATGCTATAACCACCATAGGAATAGCTCCCACAAGAGCAGATACAGGGTATGGATATATAAAATTTCAAGCCCATACAAATACTATCTATAAAGTAGAAAAATTTGTAGAAAAACCATCTCTTGAAATCGCTCAAAAATATATAGAAAGCAATGAGTATCTTTGGAATGCAGGAATTTTTATTGCTTCTGCTCAAACGCTCGTGGAAGCTTACCAACAACTATGCCCTGATATATATGCTCTTTTTTATCAAGGAAAAGAGTCCTATAACACAGAAAAAGAGAGAGAGTTTATTCAAAAAAACTACTCAAAAGCACCCAATGTATCTTTTGACTACGCCATAGCAGAAAAATCAAATCACTTTTTTACTATTCCCTGTAATTGTGGGTGGAGTGATTTAGGAACGTGGAACTCTCTCTACGAAGTATCCCCAAAACAAGAACAACAAAACGTCCACAATGCTCTCAAGTATTTCATAACTGACTCCAAAAGAAATATAATCCGTATAAATCCCCATAAAAAATTAGTTCTCAAAGGGCTGAATGACTATATTATTGTAGATACAGACGATGCCCTGCTCATATATCCTAAAAATGAAGAGCAGGAGATAAAAAATGTATCTCAAAAGATTTGA